The Osmerus eperlanus chromosome 22, fOsmEpe2.1, whole genome shotgun sequence genome window below encodes:
- the LOC134009137 gene encoding polyadenylate-binding protein 1-like, producing the protein MNQRPSSRPKASLYVGDIHQHVTEAMLYNHFSPAGTIHSIRVCRDRVNKRSLGYAYVNFKRSVDAEHALDFLNFKLTDGSPIRVTWAHQRDPTLTKSGVGKVFIKNLDTSIDNENLYDTFSGFGKILSSKIACGNNGSKGYGFVQFETAEAAEKSIERLDGMLFNDRKAFVGRFKSRKERQAERFGSCAKFTNIYIKNFGQDVDEQKLTEVFSKYGKITSVCVMKDENGKSRGFGFVNFERHEDAQKAVDDMKGMQISGKLIYVGRAQKRLERQSKLKRWFQQNQARMTCPSKQLQHMSAQIHSKTKAQVKVQTLTQENAQVETQPKVQTLAQANVQTQLQAQIQTGTQVLTHDFTLALVSMQQV; encoded by the exons ATGAATCAGCGTCCTTCTAGTCGTCCAAAAGCTTCCTTGTATGTTGGAGACATACACCAACATGTTACCGAGGCAATGCTCTACAACCACTTCAGTCCCGCCGGGACCATCCACTCTATCCGCGTCTGCAGAGACAGGGTCAACAAGCGCTCTCTGGGTTATGCCTATGTCAACTTCAAGAGGTCAGTGGATGCCGAGCACGCCTTAGATTTCTTGAATTTTAAACTGACTGATGGCTCTCCGATTCGTGTAACTTGGGCCCACCAGCGCGACCCGACCCTGACAAAGAGCGGTGTGGGTAAAGTCTTTATTAAGAACCTGGACACGTCAATAGATAACGAAAATCTATACGACACCTTCTCTGGCTTCGGCAAAATCTTGTCGAGCAAGATTGCATGTGGTAACAATGGCTCAAAGGGCTATGGTTTTGTTCAATTTGAGACCGCGGAGGCTGCCGAGAAATCTATAGAAAGATTGGACGGTATGCTGTTTAATGACAGAAAAGCATTTGTGGGCCGCTTCAAATCTCGCAAGGAGCGCCAAGCTGAGCGCTTTGGTTCATGCGCAAAGTTCACCAATATCTACATCAAGAACTTTGGACAGGATGTGGATGAGCAGAAGCTGACAGAGGTGTTCAGCAAGTATGGAAAGATCACGAGCGTCTGTGTCATGAAGGATGAGAATGGCAAGTCCCGAGGGTTCGGCTTTGTGAACTTTGAGAGGCACGAGGATGCGCAAAAAGCTGTGGATGACATGAAAGGAATGCAAATTAGCGGCAAGCTGATCTATGTTGGCCGCGCCCAGAAGAGGTTAGAGCGTCAGTCCAAGCTCAAGCGTTGgttccagcagaaccaggctcGCATGACATGCCCTTCTAAGCAGCTG CAGCACATGAGTGCCCAGATCCACTCCAAGACCAAAGCCCAGGTCAAGGTCCAGACCCTGACCCAGGAAAATGCCCAGGTCGAGACCCAGCCTAAG GTCCAGACCCTGGCTCAGGCTAATGTCCAGACCCAGCTTcaggcccagatccagaccgGGACCCAGGTCCTGACCCATGACTTCACCCTGGCTTTGGTGTCTatgcagcaggtgtaa